Proteins encoded by one window of Prevotella nigrescens:
- the rimP gene encoding ribosome assembly cofactor RimP, with protein MIDKNIVKRLVDEWLEGKEYFIVDIQISPESKIVVEIDHADGVWIEDCVELSKFIEEHLSRDEEDYELEVGSAGLGQPFKVPQQYINFIGKEVEVLDQDGSKVKGILKSVDGNKFIVSVNEKVRVEGKKRPVKMDVDHEYDMNEVKYTKYLISFK; from the coding sequence ATGATAGATAAAAACATTGTAAAAAGGCTTGTAGACGAATGGTTGGAAGGTAAAGAATACTTTATTGTCGATATCCAGATAAGTCCTGAAAGTAAAATCGTAGTTGAAATAGACCACGCTGATGGCGTGTGGATTGAGGATTGCGTTGAATTGAGTAAGTTTATTGAGGAACACCTCTCACGCGATGAAGAAGATTACGAGCTTGAAGTTGGTTCGGCAGGATTAGGGCAACCATTCAAAGTACCACAACAATATATTAACTTTATAGGAAAAGAAGTTGAGGTGTTAGACCAAGACGGGAGCAAGGTGAAGGGAATTCTGAAAAGTGTTGATGGAAATAAATTTATAGTTTCGGTCAATGAAAAAGTACGCGTGGAAGGAAAGAAACGTCCTGTAAAGATGGACGTTGATCACGAGTACGACATGAATGAAGTAAAATACACAAAATATCTAATTAGTTTCAAGTAG
- the nusA gene encoding transcription termination factor NusA: MALKKEEERPNMIETFKEFKDTKSIDRTTLVSVLEESFRNVIAKKYGSDENFDVIVNPDKGDLEIYRNRVVVADGEVQDENKEISLTDAQKIEPDYEVGEDVSEPVNFAKFGRRAILNLRQTLASKVLELEHDSLYNKYKDHVGQIISGEVYQVWKREVLLVDEENNELILPKGEQIPRDQYRKGETIRAVILRVDNENNNPKIILSRTAPTFLERLLEAEVPEIEDGLISIKGIARMPGERAKIAVESYDDRIDPVGACVGVRGSRVHGIVRELCNENIDVINWTANTKLFIQRALSPAKVSSLTINEEEKKAEVFLQPEEVSLAIGRSGMNIKLASMLTGYTIDVFRELDEQTAEEDIYLDEFSDEIDKWVIDAIKSIGLDTARQVLNAPREMLIEKADLEEETVDNVLNILRAEFES; encoded by the coding sequence ATGGCATTAAAAAAAGAAGAAGAACGTCCGAATATGATCGAGACTTTCAAAGAGTTTAAAGATACGAAGAGCATCGATCGAACAACATTGGTAAGCGTTTTGGAAGAGAGTTTCCGTAACGTTATTGCCAAAAAATACGGATCTGACGAAAACTTCGATGTTATTGTAAACCCTGACAAGGGCGATTTAGAGATATATCGGAACCGTGTTGTTGTCGCAGACGGAGAGGTGCAAGATGAAAATAAAGAGATTAGTTTGACCGATGCACAGAAAATAGAACCTGATTATGAAGTGGGAGAAGATGTCTCTGAACCCGTGAACTTTGCCAAGTTTGGCCGTCGGGCTATTCTTAATCTCCGTCAGACGTTGGCTTCGAAAGTGTTAGAATTAGAACACGATTCTTTATACAACAAATATAAGGACCACGTAGGACAGATTATATCAGGAGAGGTATATCAGGTTTGGAAGCGGGAAGTGTTGCTCGTAGACGAGGAGAATAATGAACTAATTCTTCCTAAAGGAGAACAAATTCCGCGCGACCAATATCGTAAGGGCGAGACTATACGTGCCGTGATTTTACGTGTTGATAACGAGAATAATAATCCGAAGATAATTCTTTCGCGTACAGCACCAACTTTCTTGGAACGGTTGCTTGAAGCAGAAGTCCCAGAAATAGAAGATGGACTTATTAGTATAAAAGGTATAGCACGTATGCCTGGCGAACGTGCAAAGATTGCTGTAGAAAGTTACGACGACCGTATCGACCCTGTTGGTGCCTGCGTTGGTGTACGCGGTAGTCGTGTTCATGGTATCGTACGCGAACTTTGCAACGAAAACATCGATGTTATCAACTGGACTGCTAATACAAAGCTATTCATACAACGTGCTTTGTCTCCTGCTAAAGTAAGCAGTCTGACTATCAATGAAGAAGAGAAAAAGGCAGAAGTGTTTTTACAACCAGAAGAGGTTAGTCTGGCTATCGGACGTAGCGGTATGAACATTAAGTTAGCAAGCATGCTGACGGGCTACACCATTGACGTGTTCCGTGAACTTGATGAACAAACAGCCGAGGAAGATATCTATTTAGATGAATTCTCTGATGAAATAGACAAATGGGTTATTGATGCCATAAAATCTATAGGACTCGACACAGCTCGTCAGGTATTGAATGCTCCTCGTGAGATGCTAATAGAGAAGGCAGACCTCGAGGAAGAGACTGTTGATAACGTTTTGAATATCCTCAGAGCGGAGTTTGAAAGTTAG
- the infB gene encoding translation initiation factor IF-2, which produces MSIRLNKAIRELNIGLQTAVEFLEKRQELGEVKGDPNFKLSDDQFKALEKEFKPDQVVKNDAAKIFQKKQKDKVRTKKTSEHKTEKLAKQETPKIKMLGKIDLEQLSKPTTKVSVASKEKKSRKNEAEINKQVEKEKKTEITSSKEKEAVEVKSAVKEKVEELPNQTITKEKSKKVEEFQKTDISTSETLKKEPMVEKEKEEKRNKKEMTAEDNGIFQTSNEKKMLNQPKVNILGKIDLSSINQSTRPKKKTKEERRKEREDKSAQNVQGKKKRVRINKERVDINAAANQQQPGKRNGKKNNNDNYGKNATGGKKKHNRNQKPLEVDDEAVARQVKETLARLTSKSQNKKGAKYRKEKREAVQERLSAEAKAERKESKTLKLTEFVTVSELATMMNLPVTQVISTLMSVGIMVSINQRLDAETINLVADEFGFKTEYVSAEVQEAISEEADEETDLVSRAPIVTVMGHVDHGKTSLLDHIRNTNVIAGEAGGITQHIGAYSVTLKSGRKVTFLDTPGHEAFTAMRARGTQVTDIAIIIIAADDSVMPTTKEAIAHAQAAGVPMVFAINKIDKPGANPDKIREDLSQMNLLVEEWGGKYQCQEISAKKGLGVADLLDKVLLEADMLDLKANPNRNATGTVIESSLDKGRGYVSTVLVSNGTLKVGDNMIAGTSWGRIKAMFNERNQRVEKAGPSEPVIILGLNGAPTAGDTFHVMETEQEARDIANKREQLQREQGLRTQTRLTLSDISHRIARGEFHEMNIIVKGDTDGSIEALADSFIKLSTEKVNVNVISKAVGQISENDVMLAAASDAVIVGFQVRPSADARKLADRDGVEINTYSVIYDAIDDVTSAMVGMLDKVKKEIVTGQVEVQQVFKISKVGTVAGCIVTEGKVHSKDKGRVIRDGIVIHTAPISALKRYKDDVKEVVTGLECGISLVNYNDLQTGDMIETFTEIEVEQKL; this is translated from the coding sequence ATGAGCATCAGATTAAACAAAGCAATTCGAGAACTAAATATAGGACTCCAAACAGCAGTGGAGTTCTTGGAAAAACGACAGGAACTGGGTGAAGTAAAGGGAGATCCCAACTTTAAACTTAGTGATGACCAATTTAAGGCGCTTGAAAAAGAATTTAAGCCAGACCAGGTTGTTAAGAATGATGCTGCTAAAATCTTCCAGAAAAAACAAAAAGATAAAGTACGCACAAAGAAAACGTCTGAACACAAGACAGAAAAATTAGCGAAACAAGAAACTCCCAAAATTAAGATGCTTGGAAAAATAGACCTCGAACAGCTGAGTAAGCCTACTACTAAAGTATCTGTTGCTTCTAAAGAAAAGAAAAGTAGAAAGAATGAGGCGGAAATTAATAAACAAGTAGAAAAAGAAAAGAAGACCGAAATAACCTCTTCTAAGGAAAAAGAAGCTGTTGAAGTAAAGTCTGCTGTAAAAGAAAAAGTTGAAGAACTCCCAAACCAAACAATTACGAAAGAAAAATCAAAGAAGGTTGAAGAATTTCAGAAAACCGATATTTCTACATCGGAAACCTTAAAGAAGGAACCTATGGTTGAAAAAGAAAAGGAAGAGAAGAGGAACAAAAAAGAAATGACAGCTGAAGACAATGGCATATTTCAAACATCGAACGAAAAGAAAATGCTAAATCAGCCGAAGGTGAATATCTTAGGTAAAATAGACCTTAGTAGTATTAACCAAAGTACACGTCCAAAGAAAAAGACGAAGGAAGAACGCAGAAAAGAACGTGAAGATAAGTCTGCACAAAACGTGCAGGGAAAGAAGAAGCGTGTTCGTATAAACAAGGAACGTGTAGATATAAACGCTGCTGCAAACCAACAACAACCTGGTAAGCGTAACGGAAAGAAAAATAATAACGACAACTATGGCAAAAATGCTACTGGTGGAAAGAAAAAGCATAACCGCAACCAGAAACCTTTAGAGGTTGATGACGAAGCAGTAGCACGTCAGGTAAAAGAAACGCTTGCACGCCTTACAAGCAAGAGTCAGAATAAAAAAGGTGCTAAGTATCGTAAGGAAAAGCGTGAAGCCGTTCAAGAACGATTGAGTGCTGAGGCTAAGGCAGAACGCAAGGAAAGCAAAACGCTGAAGCTGACAGAATTTGTTACCGTTTCAGAGTTGGCTACAATGATGAATTTGCCTGTAACACAGGTTATTTCAACTTTGATGTCAGTTGGTATAATGGTGTCAATCAACCAGCGTCTCGATGCGGAAACCATTAACTTGGTAGCTGACGAATTTGGCTTTAAGACCGAATACGTGAGTGCAGAAGTTCAAGAAGCTATCAGCGAAGAGGCTGACGAAGAAACCGACCTTGTAAGTCGCGCACCTATCGTAACGGTAATGGGACACGTAGACCACGGTAAGACATCATTGCTCGACCATATCCGCAATACCAACGTGATTGCTGGTGAGGCGGGGGGTATTACACAGCACATCGGTGCTTACAGTGTAACTCTGAAGAGTGGACGTAAGGTAACATTCCTCGATACTCCAGGACACGAAGCGTTTACCGCTATGCGTGCTCGTGGTACACAGGTAACAGATATTGCCATCATCATTATTGCTGCCGACGACTCTGTCATGCCTACTACAAAAGAGGCGATAGCGCACGCTCAGGCAGCAGGCGTACCAATGGTATTTGCCATTAACAAGATTGATAAACCCGGTGCTAACCCTGATAAGATACGTGAAGACTTGTCGCAAATGAATCTGCTCGTAGAAGAGTGGGGCGGTAAGTACCAATGTCAGGAGATTAGTGCAAAGAAAGGTTTGGGCGTTGCCGACTTGCTTGACAAGGTTTTACTCGAAGCTGATATGCTCGATTTGAAAGCTAATCCTAATCGCAATGCAACAGGTACAGTCATTGAATCTTCATTGGACAAGGGACGTGGCTATGTAAGTACTGTGCTTGTTTCTAATGGTACATTGAAAGTTGGCGACAATATGATTGCAGGAACATCGTGGGGACGCATCAAGGCGATGTTCAACGAACGTAACCAACGTGTAGAGAAGGCTGGTCCTTCTGAACCTGTTATAATTCTTGGATTGAACGGTGCACCGACAGCGGGTGATACATTCCACGTTATGGAAACCGAGCAAGAGGCGCGCGACATTGCCAACAAGCGTGAACAATTGCAGCGCGAACAAGGCTTGCGTACACAAACACGTTTGACATTGTCGGATATTTCTCATCGTATCGCCCGTGGCGAGTTCCACGAAATGAACATCATTGTGAAGGGTGATACCGACGGTTCTATCGAAGCACTTGCAGATTCATTCATCAAGCTTTCTACCGAAAAGGTGAATGTGAACGTAATCAGCAAGGCGGTTGGACAGATTTCTGAAAACGACGTGATGCTTGCTGCAGCTTCAGATGCTGTCATTGTCGGCTTCCAAGTGCGCCCTTCTGCCGATGCGCGTAAGTTGGCAGACCGCGACGGCGTAGAAATCAACACCTATTCAGTTATCTACGATGCGATTGACGACGTAACGTCAGCGATGGTCGGAATGCTTGACAAGGTGAAGAAGGAAATCGTTACCGGTCAGGTGGAAGTGCAACAAGTATTCAAAATATCAAAGGTTGGTACTGTTGCAGGTTGTATCGTTACCGAAGGAAAGGTACACAGCAAAGACAAAGGCCGTGTTATTCGCGATGGTATCGTAATCCATACGGCACCAATCAGTGCGTTGAAGCGTTACAAAGACGATGTGAAGGAAGTTGTAACAGGATTGGAATGCGGTATTTCGCTTGTTAATTACAACGACCTGCAAACGGGTGATATGATTGAGACATTCACCGAAATAGAGGTAGAACAAAAACTCTAA
- the sufB gene encoding Fe-S cluster assembly protein SufB: MSENNSNEYVRKVAEQKYEFGFTTDVHTDIIPKGLNEDVVRLISEKKGEPEWLLDFRLKAFRHWQTMEMPKWPHLNLPEIDYQAISYYADPLAKKPKNKEIDPELEKTFDKLGIPLEERLALSGVAVDAIMDSVSVKTTFKKQLAEKGIIFCSIGEAVKEHPELVRQYLGTVVPYKDNFTAALNSAVFSDGSFVYIPKGVRCPMELSSYFRINAMNTGQFERTLIIADDDSYVSYLEGCTAPMRDENQLHAAIVEIVVLANAEVKYSTVQNWYPGDENGKGGVLNLVTKRGDLRGKNSKLSWTQVETGSAITWKYPSCILRGDNSQAEFYSVAVTNNYQEADTGTKMIHLGKNTKSTIISKGISAGKSQNSYRGLVRVALNADNARNYSSCDSLLLGSTCGAHTFPYMDVHNDSAIIEHEATTSKISEDQLFYCNQRGIPMEDAIGLIVNGYAKDVLNKLPMEFAVEAQKLLSVTLEGTVG, from the coding sequence ATGTCAGAAAATAATAGCAATGAGTATGTAAGGAAAGTGGCTGAACAAAAATACGAGTTTGGGTTCACCACTGATGTGCATACGGATATTATCCCGAAGGGCTTAAACGAAGATGTCGTTAGGCTTATTTCGGAGAAGAAAGGGGAACCTGAATGGCTCCTCGATTTTCGTTTAAAGGCGTTTCGCCATTGGCAAACTATGGAGATGCCAAAGTGGCCGCATCTGAACTTGCCTGAAATAGACTATCAGGCGATTTCCTACTATGCCGACCCATTGGCGAAGAAGCCTAAGAACAAGGAAATAGACCCTGAATTGGAAAAAACCTTCGACAAACTTGGTATTCCACTTGAGGAACGGTTGGCATTGAGTGGTGTGGCGGTAGATGCCATTATGGACTCGGTGTCGGTGAAGACTACCTTCAAGAAGCAGTTGGCTGAAAAAGGAATTATCTTTTGTTCGATTGGTGAAGCCGTGAAGGAGCACCCCGAATTGGTGCGCCAATATTTAGGAACGGTCGTTCCCTACAAGGATAACTTTACGGCGGCACTCAACTCGGCAGTATTCAGCGATGGCTCGTTTGTGTATATTCCGAAAGGCGTTCGCTGTCCGATGGAGTTGAGTTCGTACTTCCGCATCAATGCGATGAATACGGGGCAGTTTGAGCGCACATTGATTATTGCCGACGACGATTCGTATGTGAGTTATCTTGAAGGTTGCACGGCTCCGATGCGCGACGAAAACCAACTTCACGCAGCCATTGTCGAAATCGTCGTATTGGCGAATGCGGAAGTGAAGTATTCAACGGTTCAGAACTGGTATCCAGGCGATGAAAACGGCAAAGGTGGCGTGTTGAACCTCGTAACCAAGCGTGGCGACCTGCGTGGCAAGAACTCTAAACTCTCGTGGACACAGGTAGAAACGGGGTCGGCTATTACGTGGAAATATCCATCGTGCATCTTGCGTGGCGACAACTCGCAGGCGGAGTTCTATTCTGTAGCCGTTACCAACAACTATCAAGAAGCCGACACGGGCACGAAGATGATACATTTGGGCAAGAACACAAAGAGTACCATCATCTCAAAAGGTATTTCGGCAGGCAAGAGTCAGAACTCCTATCGCGGATTGGTGCGTGTTGCGCTCAATGCCGACAATGCGCGAAACTACAGTTCTTGCGACTCGTTGCTCTTGGGTTCAACCTGCGGTGCGCACACTTTTCCTTATATGGACGTGCATAACGATTCGGCAATCATCGAACACGAAGCTACGACATCGAAAATCAGCGAAGACCAACTGTTCTATTGCAATCAGCGAGGCATTCCTATGGAAGATGCTATCGGGTTGATAGTCAATGGTTATGCAAAAGATGTGCTGAATAAACTTCCGATGGAATTTGCTGTTGAGGCGCAAAAACTTCTCTCCGTTACCTTGGAAGGTACGGTGGGCTAA
- the sufC gene encoding Fe-S cluster assembly ATPase SufC, whose protein sequence is MLEVRNLHATIADKEILKGIDLTVKDGEIHAIMGPNGSGKSTLSAVLTGNPLYTVTDGSAVFNGKDLLEMGADERANEGIFLSFQYPVEIPGVSMTNFMKAAVNAKRKYQGLEPLKAADFMKLMREKRDLVGLDSKLSHRSVNEGFSGGEKKRNEIFQMAMLQPKLSILDETDSGLDVDAMRIVADGVNKMHTSETSTIVITHYDRLLDMIKPSVVHILYNGRIVKTGGPELAREIEKRGYDWIKAEADK, encoded by the coding sequence ATGTTAGAAGTAAGAAATCTGCACGCTACTATTGCAGATAAAGAAATATTGAAAGGCATCGACCTTACCGTTAAAGATGGCGAAATACACGCCATTATGGGACCGAATGGTTCAGGAAAATCAACCCTTAGTGCAGTGCTCACGGGCAATCCGCTGTACACCGTAACCGATGGTTCGGCAGTGTTCAACGGTAAAGACCTCTTGGAAATGGGTGCAGACGAACGTGCCAACGAAGGCATCTTCCTTTCGTTCCAGTATCCAGTGGAAATTCCGGGCGTAAGTATGACCAACTTCATGAAAGCTGCCGTGAATGCAAAGCGCAAGTATCAAGGCTTGGAACCTTTGAAAGCAGCCGACTTTATGAAGCTGATGCGCGAGAAACGCGACCTCGTGGGTTTGGATTCAAAGCTTTCGCATCGCTCCGTAAACGAAGGTTTTTCGGGTGGTGAAAAGAAACGCAACGAAATTTTCCAGATGGCAATGTTGCAGCCAAAGCTCAGCATCTTGGACGAAACCGACTCAGGTCTCGACGTCGATGCTATGCGCATTGTTGCCGATGGAGTGAACAAGATGCACACTTCGGAGACTTCAACCATCGTTATCACCCACTACGACCGACTTTTGGATATGATAAAACCAAGCGTAGTACACATTCTGTACAACGGCCGCATCGTAAAGACAGGCGGTCCTGAACTTGCACGCGAAATAGAAAAGCGTGGCTACGATTGGATAAAAGCGGAAGCAGATAAATAG
- the sufD gene encoding Fe-S cluster assembly protein SufD: MQSEKQYIDLYNETQGMIKQHSCDVLNKVRDKAFEDFKAQGFPTKKVERYKYTDIPKLFAPDYGLNLQRLRMPINPYEDFKCDVPNLNTSVYFVVNDQFYNDQLPKAQLNDGIVVDSFSNAIKTHGEIITNHYAKLADTAKDALTAFNTMLAQDGLFVYVPKGVKSDRTIQVINILRSDVDLMLNRRILIVLEEGAELSMLFCDDSADDRKFLATQVIEAYVGDNAKLELNCLEETHLKNVRVSNVYIEQQSNSRVSHNIITLHNGVTRNKLDLTFSGEGSECFLNGCVVADKHQHVDNNTVINHAVGNCTSNQLYKYVLDDHAVGAFAGLIYVAKDAQKTLSHEVNQNLCAASTAHMYTQPMLEIYADDVQCNHGSTVGQLNDAALFYMQQRGIDKREAKLLLEFAFVNEVIDKMELVPLRDRLHHLVEKRFRGELDKCGGCKLCQ; encoded by the coding sequence ATGCAAAGCGAAAAACAATATATAGACTTATATAACGAGACGCAAGGAATGATAAAGCAACATTCCTGCGACGTCTTGAACAAGGTGCGCGACAAGGCTTTCGAGGATTTCAAGGCACAGGGTTTCCCTACGAAAAAGGTGGAACGCTACAAATATACCGATATTCCAAAGCTGTTCGCACCCGACTATGGATTGAATTTGCAGCGATTGAGAATGCCTATCAATCCTTACGAAGACTTTAAGTGCGACGTTCCAAACCTAAACACTTCGGTCTATTTCGTTGTGAACGACCAGTTCTACAACGACCAGTTGCCCAAAGCGCAGCTCAACGACGGCATAGTTGTCGATAGCTTCTCAAACGCCATTAAGACGCATGGCGAAATCATAACCAACCATTATGCCAAGCTTGCTGATACAGCCAAAGATGCCTTGACGGCTTTCAATACAATGTTGGCGCAGGACGGCTTGTTCGTTTATGTGCCGAAAGGTGTAAAATCCGACCGCACCATACAGGTTATCAACATTCTTCGTTCCGATGTAGACCTTATGCTGAACCGTCGCATACTCATCGTACTTGAGGAGGGAGCGGAACTCTCAATGCTCTTTTGCGACGACTCTGCCGACGACCGCAAGTTCCTTGCCACACAGGTAATCGAGGCATACGTTGGCGACAATGCAAAGTTGGAACTGAACTGCTTGGAGGAAACCCATCTGAAGAACGTGCGCGTTTCAAATGTTTACATCGAACAGCAAAGCAACAGCCGTGTGTCGCACAACATTATCACGCTTCATAATGGAGTAACCCGCAACAAGCTCGATTTGACTTTCAGTGGCGAAGGCAGCGAATGTTTCCTGAACGGTTGCGTAGTTGCCGATAAGCATCAGCACGTTGATAACAATACCGTAATCAACCACGCAGTGGGCAATTGTACGAGCAATCAACTATACAAGTATGTGCTCGACGACCACGCCGTGGGTGCTTTCGCAGGTCTTATCTATGTGGCAAAGGACGCACAGAAGACGCTTTCACACGAAGTGAACCAGAATCTGTGTGCTGCTTCTACTGCCCACATGTACACCCAGCCTATGCTTGAAATCTATGCAGATGACGTTCAGTGCAACCACGGCTCAACGGTTGGTCAGCTTAACGATGCCGCCCTCTTCTATATGCAGCAGCGTGGTATCGACAAGCGCGAGGCAAAGCTCCTTCTTGAGTTTGCTTTCGTGAACGAAGTAATCGATAAAATGGAACTTGTTCCGCTCCGCGACCGTCTCCACCACTTGGTAGAAAAACGCTTCCGTGGCGAACTCGACAAGTGTGGCGGCTGCAAGCTGTGCCAATAA
- a CDS encoding aminotransferase class V-fold PLP-dependent enzyme: protein MYDISKVRADFPILSRTIYGKPLVYLDNAATTQKPLCVLDAMRDEYLNVNANVHRGIHWLSQQATDLHEAARETVRKFINARSTAEIVFTRGTTESLNLVASSFCEGFMQEGDEVIVSNVEHHSNIVPWQILAQRRGIVLKVIPIDDEGVFDMEAFQKLITEKTKLVSVAHVSNVMGTINPVREIVRIAHAHDIPVMLDGAQSVPHFAVDVQELDCEFFAFSGHKVYGPTGIGVLYGKEEWLDKLPPYQGGGEMIERVSFSGTTFERPPLKFEAGTPDYVATHGLATALDYVAELGMENIHQHEQMLTAYAIEQMRSIPDIRFLGVPSDATAAVSNHDAAISFLVGDIHPMDLGTLLDQLGIAVRTGHHCAQPLMERFNIAGTVRASFALYNTKEEIDTLVAGIERVVKMF, encoded by the coding sequence ATGTACGATATATCTAAGGTGCGTGCCGATTTCCCAATCCTTTCACGCACGATTTACGGAAAACCGTTGGTTTATCTCGACAATGCGGCAACCACACAGAAACCTCTCTGTGTGTTGGACGCCATGCGCGACGAGTATCTCAACGTAAATGCAAATGTGCATCGTGGCATTCATTGGCTTTCCCAACAAGCTACCGACTTGCACGAGGCTGCGCGCGAAACGGTGCGGAAGTTCATCAACGCCCGTTCCACTGCCGAAATAGTGTTCACGCGTGGCACCACCGAGAGCCTTAATCTCGTGGCTTCTTCTTTCTGCGAAGGTTTTATGCAAGAGGGCGACGAGGTCATTGTTTCCAACGTAGAGCACCATTCCAACATCGTGCCTTGGCAAATTCTTGCCCAGCGTCGTGGCATAGTTCTGAAGGTAATCCCAATCGACGACGAAGGTGTGTTCGATATGGAGGCTTTCCAAAAGCTCATTACCGAGAAGACAAAACTCGTCAGTGTAGCCCACGTCAGCAACGTAATGGGTACGATTAACCCTGTTCGTGAAATCGTTCGCATCGCCCACGCCCACGATATTCCTGTAATGCTCGACGGTGCACAGAGTGTTCCTCACTTTGCCGTTGATGTTCAGGAGTTGGATTGCGAGTTCTTCGCTTTCAGCGGACACAAGGTTTATGGCCCTACGGGTATTGGTGTGCTTTACGGTAAGGAAGAATGGTTAGACAAGCTGCCACCTTATCAGGGTGGTGGCGAGATGATAGAGCGTGTCAGTTTCAGCGGTACAACCTTCGAGCGTCCTCCTTTGAAGTTCGAAGCGGGTACGCCCGACTATGTAGCCACCCACGGTTTGGCAACTGCCCTTGACTATGTTGCCGAACTTGGAATGGAGAACATACACCAGCACGAGCAAATGCTTACAGCCTATGCCATAGAGCAGATGCGCAGTATTCCCGATATTCGCTTCTTAGGTGTGCCCAGCGATGCTACTGCTGCAGTATCTAATCACGATGCTGCCATAAGTTTCCTCGTTGGCGATATACACCCAATGGACTTGGGAACGCTTCTCGACCAACTTGGAATAGCAGTCCGCACAGGTCATCATTGCGCCCAGCCACTTATGGAACGTTTCAATATTGCAGGAACAGTCCGTGCTTCCTTCGCACTCTACAATACAAAAGAAGAGATAGACACCCTTGTGGCAGGCATTGAGCGAGTGGTTAAGATGTTTTAG